One genomic region from Rosa rugosa chromosome 1, drRosRugo1.1, whole genome shotgun sequence encodes:
- the LOC133726359 gene encoding pectinesterase 31 → MLITVSQDGSGDHRTVQEAIDAVPLCNTCRTVIRIAPGIYRQPVYVPKTKNLITLAGLRPEDTVLTWNNTATKIEHHQASRVIGTGTFGCGSTIVEGEDFIAENITFENSSPEGSGQAVAIRVTADRCAFYNCRFLGWQDTLYLHYGKQYLKDCYIEGSVDFIFGNSTALLEHCHIHCKSAGFITAQSRKSSQETTGYVFLRCIITGNGGAPYAFLGRPWGPFGRVVFAFTYMDACIKHVGWNNWGKTENERSACFYEYRCFGPGSCPSKRVTWARELVDEEADQFLKHGYIDPDPQRPWLAQRMALRIPYSA, encoded by the exons ATGTTGATAACCGTGTCACAGGACGGCTCCGGTGACCACCGCACCGTACAGGAGGCCATCGACGCCGTGCCTCTCTGCAACACGTGTCGCACTGTGATTCGTATAGCTCCGGGCATCTACCGGCAGCCGGTGTATGTCCCCAAGACCAAGAACCTCATCACACTCGCGGGTCTGCGACCGGAGGATACTGTGCTGACGTGGAACAACACCGCCACCAAAATCGAGCACCACCAG GCTTCTAGGGTGATTGGGACTGGGACTTTTGGATGTGGGAGTACAATTGTGGAAGGAGAGGACTTCATTGCTGAGAATATCACTTTTGAGAACTCTTCTCCTGAG GGTTCGGGCCAAGCTGTGGCAATTAGAGTAACAGCTGATCGGTGCGCCTTCTATAACTGCAGATTCCTTGGATGGCAG GATACCCTGTACTTGCATTATGGAAAGCAGTATTTGAAAGATTGTTATATTGAAGGAAGTGTAGACTTCATTTTCGGTAATAGCACAGCTCTTTTGGAGCATTGTCATATCCACTGCAAGTCAGCAGGTTTCATAACTGCGCAAAGCAGGAAATCATCCCAGGAGACTACAGGATATGTGTTCCTAAG GTGTATAATAACTGGAAATGGAGGTGCTCCATATGCATTTCTGGGACGACCATGGGGACCTTTTGGAAGAGTGGTCTTTGCATTTACATATATGGATGCATGCATCAAACATGTAGGCTGGAATAATTGGGGTAAAACAGAGAATGAAAGAAGCGCTTGCTTTTACGAATACAG GTGTTTTGGACCGGGTAGTTGCCCATCAAAACGAGTGACATGGGCTAGAGAACTGGTAGATGAGGAAGCAGACCAGTTCCTCAAGCATGGTTACATCGACCCAGACCCCCAAAGACCTTGGCTTGCTCAGAGAATGGCCCTAAGAATACCATATTCTGCATAG
- the LOC133745985 gene encoding uncharacterized protein At5g39570-like, whose product MTRYYTYYTNNQNGADDFNECDPTPYEGGYDIGLIYGRPLPPSEEICYHHSSSPAKDNNYDSPEFKSSEPNAYDEKKSESEYSSYIRQSSHKENNENPDLKQNQQQPKPQEEQRQRSSESSREEEPTLAGEGGYGGRKKTNKRWWRSGSCCSSNGAIQ is encoded by the exons ATGACACGTTACTACACATACTATACAAACAACCAGAATGGGGCGGACGACTTCAATGAGTGCGATCCAACACCGTATGAAGGTGGATACGACATAGGATTGATTTACGGACGTCCTCTGCCGCCATCGGAGGAGATATGTTATCATCACTCGTCGTCTCCGGCAAAGGATAACAACTACGACTCGCCGGAGTTCAAATCATCTGAGCCAAATGCGTATGACGAGAAGAAGTCGGAATCCGAATACAGCAGTTACATACGACAGTCGTCACATAaggaaaacaatgaaaatcCAGATTTGAAACAAAATCAACAGCAACCAAAACCACAAGAAGAGCAACGACAGAGGTCTAGTGAATCTTCCAGGGAGGAAGAGCCTACTCTGGCCGGTGAAGGAGGCTATGGTGGTCGCAAGAAA ACAAACAAAAGATGGTGGCGGTCAGGGTCGTGTTGTAGCAGCAACGGCGCAATTCAATGA
- the LOC133726361 gene encoding uncharacterized protein At5g39570-like: MPYYSHDDEVHDFDEYDPTPYGGGYDLFLTYGRPLEPSEETCYPSSSDQDDYERPDLSSYSEPSAYADEALNNEYSSYQRSKPRPGFGGRPDHEEAAEGGGEYGSRPSRPQYGSEEPGSGYGSGYGRKPESDEPSSEYGSGYGRKPEYKAPESEYGSGYGRKPEYEVQESEYGRKPDYEAPVGSGYGRKPSYGEDESGGYGDEPPRRKPSYGEEKPEFEGSGYGDEPPRRPGFGRPGGYGGEESEERPSYGRTEFQEPGYGDEPPRKPSYGGRTSYETPETDEYGKPSYGRPSYETPETEEYGKPSYGRPSYETPETEEYGKPSYGRPSYETPETEEYGKPSYGRSEEQEYRKPKPSYGRGSDDEDSERRQRRGSDDEDSQPRRGYGEEGYGRKKYGNDDSDDDEEKKQRRHHHHRKSYDDE; the protein is encoded by the exons ATGCCGTACTACTCGCACGACGACGAAGTCCACGACTTCGACGAGTATGATCCGACCCCCTACGGCGGCGGATACGACCTGTTTCTCACCTACGGCCGCCCCCTCGAGCCTTCGGAGGAGACCTGCTACCCCAGCTCCTCCGATCAGGACGACTACGAACGCCCCGATCTCTCCTCCTACAGCGAGCCCTCCGCCTACGCCGACGAGGCCCTCAATAACGAGTACAGCAGCTACCAGCGTAGCAAGCCCCGACCCGGATTTGGTGGACGACCCGATCATGAGGAGGCTGCGGAAGGTGGAGGAGAGTATGGATCCAGGCCCAGTAGGCCTCAGTATGGATCCGAGGAGCCCGGATCGGGGTATGGATCCGGTTACGGGCGGAAACCCGAGTCCGATGAGCCCAGTTCCGAGTACGGGTCGGGTTACGGGCGGAAGCCGGAGTACAAAGCGCCTGAATCGGAGTATGGATCGGGTTACGGACGCAAACCCGAGTACGAGGTGCAGGAATCGGAGTATGGCAGGAAACCCGATTACGAAGcgccggtcgggtcgggttatGGCCGGAAGCCAAGTTATGGTGAGGATGAGAGTGGTGGATACGGCGATGAGCCGCCGAGGCGGAAGCCGAGCTATGGAGAGGAGAAACCCGAGTTTGAGGGTTCGGGTTATGGGGATGAACCGCCGAGGAGACCTGGGTTTGGAAGGCCTGGTGGTTATGGTGGGGAGGAGAGTGAAGAGAGGCCCAGTTATGGGAGGACTGAGTTTCAGGAGCCTGGTTATGGTGATGAGCCGCCGAGGAAGCCCAGCTATGGTGGTAGGACTAGTTATGAGACCCCGGAAACTGACGAGTATGGGAAGCCCAGCTATGGCAGGCCAAGCTATGAGACCCCGGAGACTGAGGAGTATGGGAAGCCCAGCTATGGCAGGCCAAGCTATGAGACCCCGGAAACTGAGGAGTATGGGAAGCCCAGCTATGGCAGGCCAAGCTATGAGACCCCGGAGACTGAGGAGTATGGGAAGCCCAGTTATGGGCGGTCTGAGGAGCAGGAGTACCGCAAGCCGAAGCCTAGCTATGGGAGGGGTAGtgatgatgaggattctgaGCGTCGTCAGAGGCGTGGTAGTGATGATGAGGATTCTCAGCCTCGTCGGGGATATGGTGAAGAGGGCTATGGCCGCAAGAAATAT GGAAATGATGACTCAGATGATGATGAGGAGAAAAAGCAGCGTCGCCACCACCACCATCGCAAGAGCTACGATGATGAATGA
- the LOC133726360 gene encoding pentatricopeptide repeat-containing protein At5g15300-like produces the protein MQQQWQASLSSRLASMAQTCLSMKQLKQIHARAILSNLHNHAIVLGKMFRFAAVSPSGDLNYAHQLFDQMPQPTTFFYNLLIRGHSKSSSPWHSVLLFNQMRLNSIDPDEFTFTFLLKSRSRMKMNIENDEIHGAVLKSGFSLHLFVQNSLIHLYAGRGIPSAARRVFDEAVTADVVSWSGLVIAHVRANELDFARRVFDEMPGRDVVSWTAMISGYSQAKYSREALGLFWEMNREGVRPDEVTMVSVISACTDLGDVQTGISIHRFIEENGFAWMVSLCNALIDMYAKCGCMDRAWQLFDSMDRKSLITWNSMISACANHGNADDAFGMFECMVSAGVPPDGVTFLALLVAYTHKGLVDEGLRLFERMQREYRIEARIEHYGCVADMLGKAGRVEEAYRLISSMPIPGNDVVWGTLLAACRTYGDVDMGKRVVKRLIELKPDEGGYYILLRDIYVAAGRMAEANDMRQMMMDNGASKTPGRSWVGA, from the coding sequence ATGCAACAGCAATGGCAAGCAAGCCTGAGCTCCAGGCTCGCTTCCATGGCCCAGACCTGCCTCTCCATGAAACAACTCAAGCAAATCCACGCCCGCGCAATCCTTTCAAATCTCCACAACCACGCCATCGTTCTCGGCAAGATGTTCCGCTTCGCCGCGGTCTCACCCTCCGGTGACTTAAACTATGCCCACCAACTGTTCGATCAAATGCCCCAACCAACTACTTTCTTCTACAACCTCCTCATCCGGGGTCACTCCAAAAGCTCGTCGCCTTGGCATTCAGTGCTTCTATTCAACCAGATGAGACTAAACTCAATCGACCCAGATGAGTTTACCTTCACATTTTTGCTGAAATCTCGTTCGAGGATGAAGATGAATATCGAAAATGATGAGATACATGGGGCTGTGTTGAAGTCTGGGTTTTCCTTGCATTTGTTTGTGCAGAATTCGTTGATTCATTTGTATGCCGGGAGAGGGATTCCCAGTGCGGCTAGGAGAGTGTTCGACGAGGCTGTGACTGCTGATGTTGTGTCGTGGTCGGGTTTGGTTATTGCTCACGTGAGAGCCAATGAATTGGATTTTGCACGGcgggtgtttgatgaaatgcctgGGAGGGATGTTGTTTCGTGGACCGCTATGATATCTGGGTATTCACAGGCTAAGTATTCGAGGGAAGCGCTTGGGTTGTTTTGGGAGATGAATCGTGAGGGAGTGAGACCTGACGAGGTCACCATGGTGAGTGTAATCTCAGCATGCACGGATTTAGGAGATGTTCAAACCGGGATAAGCATCCACCGGTTTATTGAGGAGAATGGGTTTGCGTGGATGGTTTCGCTTTGCAATGCGCTGATTGATATGTATGCAAAGTGTGGATGCATGGACCGAGCATGGCAACTGTTTGATAGCATGGACCGAAAGAGCTTGATTACTTGGAATTCTATGATTTCAGCATGTGCAAACCATGGCAATGCTGATGATGCATTTGGGATGTTTGAGTGTATGGTTAGTGCTGGTGTTCCACCTGATGGGGTCACATTCTTGGCCCTTTTAGTTGCTTATACACACAAGGGATTGGTAGATGAAGGGCTCAGACTATTTGAGAGAATGCAAAGGGAGTACAGAATCGAGGCTCGCATTGAGCATTATGGGTGTGTGGCAGATATGTTAGGCAAGGCAGGGCGAGTGGAGGAAGCATACAGATTAATTAGTAGTATGCCGATTCCAGGCAATGATGTTGTTTGGGGAACACTGCTTGCAGCTTGCAGAACTTATGGCGATGTTGATATGGGCAAGAGGGTTGTCAAGCGGCTAATAGAGCTGAAACCGGATGAAGGTGGGTACTATATTCTCCTTCGTGATATTTATGTTGCAGCAGGAAGGATGGCAGAAGCAAACGATATGAGGCAAATGATGATGGATAATGGTGCTAGTAAGACTCCTGGACGCAGTTGGGTTGGAGCATGA